Within Solea solea chromosome 1, fSolSol10.1, whole genome shotgun sequence, the genomic segment TACTTACCATCTGAGCCAAACACCTGCTGGATGTGGATCGTCTCTCTGGGTTTGTGGCTGATTGACAgctcagtggaggaggaggaggaggacaggacgACTCCCCTCTGGACTGAGGAGGACACTGGCTGCACACCTGCGGCAGAAATTTTGTCAAATGTATATCAAAGACTTctgtaaaatgtatatatttttaatatatataataatataaaattacTATTTCCAGATTGTAGCTGAGGTGCTGGAGCTTCACTCTTCACTCTGTACAATTTCACTTTACCCCCTGGAGTGAAAAGAGAAAGACGTCACATTAATGTTTTAATGCACGATAATAACATTTGACTTCATTTCAACGAaacacaaagtttttttttatgggaaACGAAAGAAAGCAGCTCACTACCAGGCGGTGTCAATATACTCCTCTGTCTCACAAGGTTAACAACCGATTTAAGATAATCCTGGATCCTGAATCTGTGTCCAGATTCCCTCAAAAATCAGAAATGCCCAGAAAATTCTATCCAAATGCAtggatgacttttttgagttatgctgctcagacaaacaaacagacaaatgagGCTGAAAACATAACCTGGACCATCACTTGTCTTTGCATGATACTGCGAGAACTTATTGGAactgttctttctctcctcgTGGCTCCTCTTCTTCACGTGAAGACTTTTGTCACATCCAGAAGATTTCTTCTCACTCTTGGAACCTGTAGTGTCTCgttctgtcaaaataaaaaaaggcagaaaagatTGTACATTCAGAACAGTAGATTGAAAACTATTATCCTGGGAATGCAAATTATTTCAAAGTCTGTCAAAGTCTGTCATAAAAGCTGCTGTTTTACTGATGCTTTGGAAATCCATTTTTATGATGACCAACAGCAAAAACAtacaattcacaataaaaagttgagtttttgtatacatttacacaaatcAACTCAGTAATGAACAGTTCCTATTCATCTGTTCTTACGTAAATGTAAAATCTGGTTATTTACTGTAAGTATGACAAAGACGTAGAAGAATTGCACAAATAATTATTCCATTTCACAAACGTTACTCGAGTGCAGGTGAGTGACCAGTGTCTGCAGTTTGGGGTAGCTGTCCAGGTTATAATCTTTGGTCATGTTGCGCCAGAAAGCCTGGACGGTGGATCTGCTCTGCTCGAGGACACAGGACAGGAGTGAGTACATGGCCTTGTGGATCCCCTCACTGCTCTGCTTCTCTAAAGTGTCCTGCAGAACCACACAGACAGCAGAAGTAAGTTACACAAGTAGCATCCGGTTTAATTCTTTGTGCATTTTTGCTCACCTTAAGCATTTGGTcagtgatgatgtttttgtctgccAGACCATAGACAAGAGGGAAGGGGTCGTCCACAGCCATCGCAATGTCAGTTCGCAACTCCCTCAGTAGGGAGCGTAGGTTTTTGTCCCTGAAAGCCTCTACTCTGGACATGATCGGCTTCGTAAATGAGATGCAGTGACGCGGACCTGAGCTCATACATACGGTGTGTTGGATAGAAGAGGTGTGTCTTATAGTCTGGGAAGAGCACATGATACACTTATGGtgtaaagtgattttttttttgtgatcaaGAAGATATGAGATATTagataatacaaatattatCCTTTTAGCAGTAAGGAAATGAGTGATAATTAAAGTTTGTTGCATGTAACTGTACCTACATGTTGGAGATGTAAGGAACAATGAACTAATCTGTATCTCAACCTTTGTTGGAAGTACACATGATGTTGTTACTTCCCCTTTAAGACGTCCTGTAGGCAGTTAGGTGTGGAATTCTGGGaaagtgttttaaatatgtatgtactgtatatatatatatatatatatatatatgtatatatatatacatatatatatactgtacatatatatcatTGATACATTGGTATTCACCATCAGTTGACATAGTGTTCTACTTCTGGTCTTATTCTTGATTCCCAACCCTGTACAAATGACACCAATACTGTGCTGCTTGTGCAATACTTGACTGGCTGAGACTTTCAGACACCCCACACTGAAGATTTCACCCGCGGGGAACATCTAAGAAGGCCAACCCCGCGACCTCTATTCTCTGTTGACTTCATCTGTCGACTGCAGCAGCACTTACTGCCTCTGCCTGCCTGCCGAAACCCTTAGAGATCATGTGACGTGCTGTCAGTCCAGGGGAATACCTGTCCTCTCTCATTAGCGCAGTGAGTGACAGtggcagtgacagtgacagttcTCTTCTTAAAAGGTTATTTCCACCTCAACTTCCCCTGAACTATCAGGTTTGCAGACATTCTGTTCAGCATTAGTATCAGTCTGACTTTGCAACACAGTTTTCTcactgaatgaataaatgatctTATAAACCTGTCTAGTAAGTCACTATCCAAGTACAGAAAGTTTAAGCGACTAGTGAAGACCTGGCTTCATGCTACATTAGTTGACCACAAAACTATaacttaacacttaattaaaataatagtaataataataatgataatgataataataaccttTGTCTCTATTTATATGCTAGTTCAAACGCACATTTTTAGATCAGGCTATTTGCTCTTTGTCTTTATCTATTCTATTTATTAACAGTAAAAACTGAGTTAAAGAAGCATCTTTCATGAGAGGCGAACAATCTGCATGTGAGCTCAAGCAAGTCCAACCGCCTGTAGCTACACATCGAAACATTAACCTTGTATAAAACAAGCAAGGATGCATTGTACGACCATTTTTTGATAATGAATTACATAAACTTAAGTGGTTAAAGACACAAAGCCCAGAATGTGTGAAATCTTACCAAAACCCttctttatattaaaaaattaaaatacatgatATGATCACTATACttcatgaaaaggaaaaaaaaaaatcaaggtaaCATTTATTAGAGCAGACCATTTTGCTACCCGGTGAATGTTGATGGTTAGGAGAGTGAAGCCCtttaatttgtaatttattaatcattaaacattattacattattcatACTGGTGAACAAGGACCACTTCTACAGAGGGACGTTCACAACAtacatattacattattatatacagtGCAGTGCATTACAGTGGATCGTTATATGTGTATTACCAGGATGAAGGGATGGGGAAGACAGGAGTAAAGGGAGtaggagaggagaaagaggagaggagtggtTTTGGGGGGGAGGTGTGATAGTAAGTTGTCTTATtgttacttcttcttttttttctcttttttaaaccaCAGTACAGTTTGTTCTATAAAAGTTAAACCCATAGAGATAGAGTGCCACGTTTTCACAGCTACTGTTAAGTGAACCTACTAGAAGTCGACTCTTGTGGGAATATCAAATGAGATACGTTTCGTCATGAGATGCTATAGAGAGATGCTATAAAACATTCTAAGATAATCAACCTCCGTCCAGAGAGCAGAGACCCTGGAGGGCAGGCCAAAAGTCAAAGATCAGATCAGCGTGCATGCGTGCTGCAGACATTCAGATGTGTTCGGCCTCCACCTTTTCCTCCTTCTATCTTTAGGCATCATTTTTGGTGCTTTcccattttatatataaaaaatacaaaacttaACAGCGAAAAGAACGTCATTGGTTGTCACGTTTTTTCTCCCCCTTGTCATTTTTCCAAAACGGTTATTTGTTCATTTGCatgtcaatgttttttgtttggttttttttttttaaattaatcttCCCTTTTCTCCACCAGTCACTTACATATTGACAAAGTATACAATATTTTACAACTGAACAAGACTGAGAGATAACATTTGATTTGTCCGATCAGATACAAGGCCCAGACATCTTATATCCAACCAGAGAAGTCAACTGGAAGCTAACCAGTAGTAAGCAACACAACAAGCCTATGGTGTGAAGGGAGCTGTCCGATAGCAGCTCTGCATTAACATGAGCAACCGCCCTCGGGGACACTAGGCTCCGCCGGTTTGTCCAGCTTGATGTCGATCACTGGGAATTGTCAAGTTAGGGAAAAGACAAGTGGCTGAGAGAAGAAATGTCAAATATCTGCCATAAGATGGAGTCATGCTTTATAATACGATCTATAGCACTTCACTAAACACTCTTCTCACCaaatattcatttcattcatttgtggACAATATCTACACAGATGGATATTTAAGGATTAACAcgattataaataaaataaaatgcacttttaaCGCTATAGAACTACAAACTGCAGTCCCACAACATCCCCATCGGCTGACTTTTCAACGTGgggctttatttttatttggtgtgtCATACTTTTTCCACATAAGCCTTTCCTTCTACAACATTAGTAAtagtttagtaaaaaaaaaaagaaaaaaggctgtTCTCATGCAGGATTATACTAATACCTGTCAGATTAATTTTGGAAgctgtaatgtaaaaataaatgtgtaaatgactattctaaaattaaaaattaaaaaaactactataaagtaaaataacttaatattatttattgatttattgcacATTTGCTAATCAATGTCTCTTTTCGATCCCTCCCTCTCCATTTTCCATCATGTGTCCAAAGCACATGTCGTTTCACATACGGCCACAGAGTGGTGCTATACCTGTGCATCAGCACTATTATCCTGGCTCTGTGCATTTCTTCTTTATTAAGCAGAAGACGATTTAATGGCCTGTGGCTCAGCAGACAGTAGTCTGGGCACTTGTGTTTGTAACGGTGCCAGCAACCACTCAGAGATTAAAAATAAGCTGCCTGTTTCTCTGCCGTTTGGCCGCATCCAGAGCGTCAGAGTCACAGCTGTTGGAAAAGGATACTGCCTTCAGGGTTTGCATCGTCCAAGCTTTCCATTCCAGGTAGGGCTGCTGCAACTCGACGAAACAGCTAGTGGAAGGCAAGCGgataggagaggagaggagaggagaggagaggagaggagaggagaggagaggagaggagaggagaggaaaggagaggcaCAGTGGACAGTCAGTTTCTGGTATGAAACCTAACATAACATCAACACACATGTCATTCTTATTCAATTCCAAGTAAAGGAAGTTCTGCACATGCAAACAATATCCAAAATGTACTTTatgtacaaaatgtattttaagaaaatataaaattataattGCAAAACATAACAACGAAAACAAAACCTTTACTGGTTATCAATCAACATAATACAATTATTTGCATTAACATTATATCATTatgtattgtaatgtaaatgtattctGAATATAATAGTTTTTTGTTATGTatgtctgaagaaaaaaaatcaataaaatattcaaattaaatattaaagaaatGCATATTATTTCACTTGACTATCATTGTTGGTGCACTGTAGAGTGAGCAGCATTTCACTGCAGTAGATgcttatcattttattttaaaattactGCCATAAAAATGCCAAAGTGTAGGAAATAAATACAACTTATGTACTTATACCAGCTCTGTTTGTCAGCAAATAAATCTCAGTCCGCTCGATTGTGCATACAGTCTACAACTGGATTCAATGTTTGCCTACTTATTATTTACACCtgaaggtccagtatgtaacatttaggagggtgtATTCATATCAGTGTATCATATAACTATAAAGCAATaatgtttgatttgatattCAAAGCCTTAGAAACAAGCATTTTATAAGATGACAAAGAATGTCATCCTTTCTGGtacgtgaaggccaccgtagttttgCTTAGAAAATGAAGGAGTGAGATGTCactgattcttacacactggaccttctgaaaacattttatccgtctacatggactggtgactcaATCACTTTGGAGACAACACAGAGACGACAGAGGATCTGAGAGCAAGCGGCGCACAAAATGCTGTGAAATATGGAGAAACTGCAGGCATCACCTGTTTGACATTGGAGCCTGTTTTGGCACTTGTCTCGATGAACATGACGTGGAGCTCCTTGGCTCTCTGCTCGCCTTCCTCGATCGTGATTTGCctgcagggaagaaaaaaatccggCCACACTCATCACTGCATCATGACGGTGAAGGCTAATTATTCATCACGTCGCTTGTTTAACAACATGCTTGCTTTCTGCTCACTCAACAAAAAATACCTCCATGTCAACGACTAACTCGACTTACTCACCTCTTCTCCTCCAGATCTGTTTTGTTGCCGACTAACatgatgatgacatcacttcctctcTCCGTCCTGACATCATCAATCCACTTGCATGTCTGCTGGAATGAGTTCACATCTGTGGAAACCacaatttcattaaataaacacatttctactATATAAGCGAGGTGAAATTCATCCATGCACAAGGTAAGTTAGCATGTTGCTGCTCACTTGTAATGTCGTAGACAACCACAGCCACAGTAGAATCTCGTATGTAGCTTGGGATGAGGCTCCTGAAACGCTCCTGTCCAGCTGTATCCCACAGCTGGAGTCttacctgcacacacagacacattgaaACGCACACATTCAGCAGCTGTTTCTACATCATACTGCATTATGTACTGTAGAGAAGTTAACTTTCAAAGAGATAAGCCCGTATCAGCTGGCGTGCAGGCCGACTGAACATAATATCCTGACAAAGACGCTGTATTAATAGCAGCTAAAGAAGCCAGGATGATCCACAGAACAGGATTTGACTTCTTAGGGCTTCAAAAGCCAAAAGAAtcctcacattttatttttgcctcTTATAAATAATCTTGGGGTAATCATGTTAGTCTATGAAGAGTGCAGTAATGAGGTAAATCAAATCAAGGCTTAGTCAAAACAGAGTGGAAACTGGGGCACTTCTTATACAAATAGGATACTGAATGACTGACTACAAGGGTAGGAATTGGTCTTTTTGTGTCCACACATGTGAAATTACAAAGATAATCAAGGTTTCCTACTGTTCGGTCTTCCAGGTACATGGTCTTTGATAGGAAGTCAATTCCAATGGTTGCCTGTGGTGGAGAAAGGAGGTTACACACGTCAGTGAAAGCACAAGCTTTGTTGTGTCAAACAAAAAGAGatataatgttaaataaaaggaaaacataacatttatttgaatgatTGTATTCAATATGGCACAAGAACCCTGTGTTTATTCTAACACTGATTCTCTTGCGAAGTAGTCATCGTTATTTGACTCATCCCATTAATATGTTACATACAAATCTGACATTTGAGGACAGGGATACATATTTGCACATTACATGAAATGATTAGCCGTTTCTAACCACCATCACTTATCATATAACGTACGATATCATATGGAGCACTGAATTCCCCTGAggtttcaaaaatattttaagCTGTGCATCCGGTCTTACCTGATACGTGTTGTCAAAGCTGTCGTACATGAATCTAGTGATGAGAGATGTTTTCCCCACTagaaacagagcagacacaTATAGTCTTTAAGTGAAGTAAACAAATTAACAagagtaaaaataaacagtgaTGTGTAATCTGGTTCATTTCTCAAAGGGTCAAGTGGAATTTGGTCAAATAGTGACTCAGATGTGGCTGACTTCACTACtgtcaatatttttttccccacaagcAAGtcaatctgcaaaaaaaaaagatgtgatgatcaattaatcatttatgCCACACTAAAAACCCTCAGTTGTCAGTTGCAGCCTTAAACTAATATATCATGGTGTACATTTATGGTGACAACAATGCTGATACAGTAAAGCAGTCGTTCCCAGAGATTGTCTGGCGTCAgcacatacattttaaaataaaataagataaaaactgccttatactttaaaaaaaaaaaaaagaacatatgcAGAAGATGTCGTTTGTTTATCAAACACATCTTGTGGAACTGTATAGTCCATTATACTCaagaaaatgttacaaaaatgaaaTTTGGTTAACACTGCTGTAAAATGACATGAGTCATGAACATGTATTTCATGTGGGAAGATGTGATGAggatgggaggaaaaaaaaacaagcctatGTGTCAACAATTTCAATCAAACAGAAGATGCTTCCACAGATCAAATGTTCACCCATAACAggcagatggaaaaaaacaaacaaaaaaaaaaccccatgaTGACTGGTGACTCTAAAAGCCATGATGGTTACTTGTCCGAGGATCAAGGTGAGGTGGCCTGGCCTAGTCAgctccatttttatttacatcccACCCCAGCACCATCTTTAGCACTATTTTACATCAGAGGAGTGGgggacagcacacacacacacacacacacacacacggacacagagtGAAAGAAGTGAATTCTTTGAAGCCAGCTCTACAGTATAAGGGCAGTGGCCAGGCCTcgattcagcaccatggacagttcCGTTGCGGCGCAGGCCACGCAAACACACATGGAGGCTTTtagtcgacacacacacacacacacacacggtgtgaaGCTGCTGTCACAACAGGCCTAACGATATTCATTCTGTTCTTTGCTGCTCTATAGTAAGAAATCAGCTGCtgccacacgcacacacacacacacacacacacgcacacacctcatGTCTGAACACGTATTACAGCACTAAACCACTATCGATCTGCACCTCCTAAATGCGTGTCATCACacccaaacaacacacacacattccaaaCCTGAATACACACATTATTGAATATAAACTACAGCCTTGTCACCGTCAGTTCCGtctgttttttccttctttattgGATTATTTATGAGACTGAACCGGACACTGCGAGCTTTGGAGATGCTGTGCCGACATCGCCAGCCTTGGGTGTGTCCCGGGCTGACACATGGAGACTGTTTATTATCTTctctaaaaaaacaaccaggggTGGTAAATAAATACACGATATAGATCGCACATTATAGAGTGAGGCCACACTAAAGACTGTTGGTGTTTGTAAGGAAGAGATGGgagttaaataaaacagtaatgtGGAGACAGACTGTGCGTATTTGTCGGTCACTGCAGCACATCAAAACACCCTGAGTACATATCGCCTACTATGATACGGAATATCACAATTTTGCGACAAGTGAGGATACAATAAGGATGTTTAATGCGATTAGTATCATTTCCAAGTGATTACGGTGGTTATATTCAGTCCAAGGCTGTAATGTATGTGCATgcaggcttttttttccatcctcgGTTAATCTAATTGTCTTCAGTCACACACCTTGTGCCAGGGGCAGCATAGCATGAGCGCCACATCCACCACAGTCAACCTCGAAATTCAGCCACAACTTTCCAAATTAGCTCAGTCACATACATGGCCTTCATCATACAGCGAATACGCACGTTTGCCATTAGGGCAGGACAACCCCAACCCAAGCACCGGCTGACTCACCGCTCTGCTCTCCCAAAAACACGAGTTTAAATTTCCTCAGTGGGTTCCCTAGATCTCCTCCAGCGGACATGGTGGCAGATAATGAGCTCAGCGTGgattattttggttgttttttttaggatcTGCTCTTATGGCTCCTCTGCGTCTCCTTCTGTGTTGTGGCTGCGCAGGCAGGGgatcctcctctcctcacagAATGATGGGAATGCAGCTCAGCATCCTCCTGTCACTTTAGGGAGCGTCTGCGCATGCGCGACCTCACCTATTTCTGTCCCTTACCTTTctttacatgtatgtatgtgtctaCATAcacagaatatacagtatatatacactgtgtataaatatactgtatatatttatacatatacacatacatagtgtatatatatatatatatatatatatatatatatatatacaaatatacacatatatacatggcCTTCATCTgttgtacatacatacatgtatatacatatatacactgtgtatacgtatatatatatatctatatatatatatatatctatatatatatatacatacagtacatacatgtatacacacacacatatataaacatatatacacacacacacacaatttagagtgtccaatatgcatgtttttggactgtgtgaggaaacagAGAAAATCTACACACAACCTAATAAACccaataaatatatgtaattaaaaaagaaaaagaacactGTAAGAGGTCGATCATATGCCAAGCCTGCTCACTTTGTCACATAAGGTGAGCAGCTGTCCTCAGATCACCCCAAAATCTGGTAGTTTCTTCCTTGGGCCTGACATACACACCCAaaaaattttatcaaaatccATCCTTTAATTTTTCATGTATGCTGCTCACTCACAGACAACAGGACAAACACGGCTAAAACCATCACCTCTATGGTAGAAGTAATACTAGTACACCAACAATAGATTTCAGTAGAATTTTATTTTGGTACCTATCCCCTTAccaatatacacaaacacaaactgtcacaTTTAACTGCGGACTATTGTTCAAGGTCAAAGAGCTCCGACTCCTTCTCTTTCCAAAAAGCAAAGCTGCGGTCAATGTATTTACAGATGTCTTCATTGTTGAGACCAGAGAAGTCTGTGTTATTGCTGCTCTCATCTGGAGAGGCAGTTTGAACTACAACTTTAGGTACGAGTTTAGAATCTGGCAATAAAGACGACGATGATAATGATTGCGATGGTGGACCGCAGCAGGGTCTCGAGGCCCCAAAGAAACAAACTGTGATGTCCTCGAAGCCGTCGCTCCACTGTCGCCTCCCAGCCTGGATTTCCTGGAGAACGGCCTTGTGGAAATCCAGCAGTCTCTCCCAGGAGACATTGCCAACACGGTCAAAGACCTCAAAGCAGAGGAGGTGcctcatcttcctctcctcGGGTGACAGTTCCTGCTCTAAGATGCGGAAGTATCCCAGCATGAAGAGGTTGAGGGTCAAGCAGTCATGGCTTACAGCAACACCATTCACATCAGGCAGGAACTGCTCTGGGGAGTAGGTTACCAGTCTAGACTGGGGCGTCATTGATGTGGACAAACAGGGCGTTTGCATCTCTTTTAGTTCAAGCTTCTTCTTCCAGGTGTTGAGTATCTTGTTCACAGCACTTCGTTGTTGGCAGAACTGAAACATGGAGGTGATTCTACTTCGTCTCCCTGTCTCTTCCTCACGTGCCCTCTTTGCAGCTCTTAATGAAATGGCGTAGGCAGACTTCTTCCAGTGGCTCAGGAACAGCACCACTATGCGCTCTTTCCTCAAGCTGGTTGTTTC encodes:
- the LOC131462817 gene encoding ras-related protein Rab-6B-like, producing MSAGGDLGNPLRKFKLVFLGEQSVGKTSLITRFMYDSFDNTYQATIGIDFLSKTMYLEDRTVRLQLWDTAGQERFRSLIPSYIRDSTVAVVVYDITNVNSFQQTCKWIDDVRTERGSDVIIMLVGNKTDLEEKRQITIEEGEQRAKELHVMFIETSAKTGSNVKQLFRRVAAALPGMESLDDANPEGMIDIKLDKPAEPSVPEGGCSC